gctttttgtattttgtattttctttgactgttgtgtcaatgtcttctatggcatcttctgcccctgagattctctcttctatatttttttgtttgtattgtattggtgatgcttgcatctgtgactcctgctctctttcctaggttttccatctctaggGCTGTCTcccattgtgttttctttactgtttctatttccattttcagatcctggatggttttattaaATTCCTTCACATGATTGATTGtgctctcctgtatttctttaagggatttgtgttttctctttaagggcttctaattGTTtccttgtgttctcctgtatttctttaagggagttatttatgtccttcttaaagtcctctatcatcttcatgaaatgagaatttagatctgaatcttgctttataggtgtgttggggtatccagggcttgctgtggtggatgaactgggttctgatgtagGCAAGTCATAATAGtgtctgttgcttatattcttgcagtTGCCTCCCTTCAtttggttatctctagtgttatttggcctcactgtctctgactgaagcctgtccttcctgtgaacctgtgaacctgtgatcctgtgatcctgtgatcctgtgatcctgtgatcctgtgatcctgtgatcctgtggtcctgtggtcctgAATGTGTCAGGTGACCTGACGGGTTGAGCTGCAACTGGGGTATGAGCTGAGTAGGTGGGGATCCAGAGCAAAGGCTCTGCTCTAGGCACAGGTACAAACTGGAAGGAGGATAGTCTCTAGCTGGGCAGGATATCTGAGGCCTGGGGtcccatgggtccaggttatGGTGAGTATTGGGCCAGCATTTGGGatctcacctgtgatcctgattgTGTCAGATTACCTGAGGAGTTGAGCTGCAACAGGGGTACGAGCTCTTTGTGTTTGGATGTGGTGTAGAGGCTCTGCTCCTGGCCAGGTGCAAAGTGAAAGGTGTGCAGGTCTCTAACTGGGCCAGgacatttttaaatttgagttttcAACCATTATTTCTTCATAGCTTCccattccctttctctccccttaaAGTCCTTACTGTAAGAACATTGTCTACACTTGGCTCTGTATTCATTTTCCCTCATCCTTTCCTTACTTTTCTTCAACTTCCAAAATCTCTGTATAACTATTTACAAATTTGCCAATTATTAATTTATCTGGTTCAAATTAGGAGAGCCCATTTAGTGAACGGTTTATATCCATTGTTTACTTTACAACTCAGCATTTTCATTTAACATTTCCTCATAATTTTTGGCTCTTCATTCCCTGTATGATTTGACATTGTCTTCAAACTTTTGTTTACTTCTTCAATATTGCCATCTGTTCCATCTGCCAACATTTTTACAATGGCTACTTGGAAATTTTCTGTTAAAGATGGCTTCTGCTCTTTCCAGAGGCCATATCTGTTGCTTGCTATTCTGCTGTAAAGGTCATGTAAAGGCTTGTTTCTTTGAGATCTTTCATTTTGTTGTCAAAAACTTGATATTTTGGAAGTATATCATTGCATACTGAGGTTCTGGTTCCCTCTGCTGGGTTTGTTCTTGCTATTGCTTTTTCGCTTATTGTTGGTTGGGTTATTTTATGCAGTCTTTTCCTCTAACACTGTAAATCCTCTGATGAGGTACTCATGAAAAACAGCTTTCAGTCAACCTTTCATCACCCTGGGAGGGCTCTGAAGTTAGTAAAACTCTCTTCCACTTTGTTGACCACATGAACTGATAAATGTTACACCAGATTGACTTACTATACTGATAGAAATAAAGTACACCCAAGGATTGgatctaggggctggagagatggctcaatggttaagagaactgactgtacttccagaggtcctgagttcaattcccaacacccacatggtggctcacaaccatctgtaatagaatctggtGTCCTcctctggtgtatctgaagatagcaacagtgtacacatatacaataaattttaaaaaaagaattggatCTAGAGGAGTGGATCTAGAGGTAAAAGCAGTcattgctttttcagaggaccagggtttgattcccagcacctacattgtaACTCATAACCATCAGCAATGCCATTTCCAGGAGTTCTGacctcctcttctggtctccatggtctccaggcatgcatgtgattcATGCAAGCCAAACATTCACAAAGGGGTCTCTGTGACCTGTTCATGATCCCAAGGTCAACAAAGCAACAATCCAAGGGAGATCTTTTAAAAGGCGGTTCATCAGAAGAACGGGGAATGAGTCTCCAACCCTGCAGGCTTAGATCAGTCTCAGGAAATTCTCTCTGGAACCTGTCTCCACACAGATTGCTTCATCCCCAAGTTCTGACTGTGAGCTTAGATGATGTGTTCCATCATTGTTGGTCAAGAGGGACCAAGAGCTGGCTTACCCAACGACTTTCTGCTGGTCTTTAATGAGATACTCGGGGACTCTATCCCAGTGGGACTTCATGCTGCAGTAAATACCTGTCTAATTTTCCCAGACCTCCTTCTGATACAGAGGGCCGGGACAGTGATCATCCATTATTTACCTTCGCAGAACCTTCCTATATTCCCAAGACTTTCCAATCCTTAGAATAAAGAAAGCTACTGACCAATAACTCCAAGGTATAATAATAGAACTGGCCTGTCCAGGTATTTTCAGGGTAGTAGGCATGCCAAGCTTTCTTCTGCAACAAGTTCTGCTCATTCTCTCCCATAGTTGGGGAATCAGCAAGAGTCACAGTTCCACCAGTTGGATCAATACATTAACTGGatgattcttgtttttttttttttttttttggttttttttttttttttttgagcttctAAGGAGTGGGTGGAAGACTGGAAATGTTACCAGATACAGGTAAGAGTGATGTGTGGGCATAAATGCCTTTATAGTATATCCAATAAAACTAAACGGTGAATCTGGGGAACCAACATGACCTAAAACTGGGATTTGTAAATGGAGTATGTGGAAAATAGGAGTGGATCTCAATTCAGAATCTCTAGCGCAGGATTGATGTGAACCTGGTTATAGCATCCAAACCTGAAGACAGCCTTCTGCCCTCTGCTTCTCCTTTATGTAGCTGGGCTCAGACTCATGAGCAGCACCAACCAGTCGAGCGTCTCCGAGTTCCTCCTCCTGGGACTCTCCAGgcagccccagcagcagcagctcctcttcctgctcttcctcatCATGTACCTGGCCACTGTCCTGGGAAACCTGCTCATCATCCTGGCCATCAGCACAGACTCCCGCctgcacacccccatgtacttcttcctcagcaaCCTGTCATTCTCAGATGTCTGCTTCTCCTCCACAACTGTCCCCAAGGTACTGGCTAATCACATACTTGGGAGTCAGGCCATTTCCTTTTCTGGGTGTGTCACACAGctgtattttctctgtgtgtttgctgATATGGACAATTTTCTGCTGGCTGTGATGGCCTATGACCGGTATGTGGCCATATGCCACCCTTTACACTATAGAACAAAGATGACCTATAAGCTGTGTTCCCTTCTTGTTCTGGGGTCCTGGGTGTTAACTAACCTGAATGCTCTTTTGCACACACTGCTCATGGCTCAACTCTCTTTCTGTGGGGACAACATCATCCCCCACTTCTTCTGTGATGCAAATCCCCTCCTGAAACTCTCCTGCTCAGACACACATCTCAATGACCTGATGATTCTTACAGAGGGAACTATGATCGTTGTCACGCCATTTGTCTGCATCCTGATCTCCTACATCCATATCACCTGTGCTGTACTGAGAGTTTCATCCACAGGAGGAAGGTGGAAAGCCTTCTCCACCTGTGGCTCGCACCTGGCTGTGGTCTGCCTCTTCTATGGCACCATCATATCCCTGTATTTCAACCCCTCATCCTCTCACTCAGCTGGGAGGGACTTAGCAGCTGCCATGATGTACACAGTGGTGACCCCCATGCTGAATCCTTTCatctacagcctgaggaacaGGGACATGAAAGGGGCTTTAAGGAAAGTGCTTACCATGAATCTTCATCTACCAAGAAGTGtaagaaaataatatacataattaattttttaaaaatcattttatttattgtatagaaCTCAGACAAATAAAAGCCTATCACTGTTCACACCCCAAAAATATGCTAGTACATCTACTtagtttttttaaagtataaattacactttgttttctttctttcctaatatttatttctcttaacTCCATTTTCTTATCTGACTGCTGTATAAGACTTATTTAGTAGGCTCAGTAAATGttaggtttctgttttgttttcaattttaataaattaacagtatttttttctttgccaccAACTCCTGAATATTAAGGAGACTGAGGATATAGCTGTTGATAGAGTGCCTGTTGACATTCACAGTGTGCTGGGTTCACTGCCCTAGAAATGTCTCAACCTGGCATGGTGGGGCgtggctataatcccagcacttaggggtTGTAGGAAGTTGCTCAACTACTTTCTGTTTGTCAATTTTATATCCCATTAACTTACTGAATACTCCCTGTTTTCAGACATGCTGCAGGGTTTCCGAGCACACAATGAAATCATACATAGGGTTTTCTCTCAAGTCCTAATGTATCTGATTTCTTACTCACTTACCTGTGCTGGATAGAATCTGTGACAAAATGCTGAATAGTGGCAGTACCGGTGGGGTGTTTTCATCGGGACCTCGATTTTAGTGGGAATGTcctccaccaaagagacatcttaGGGGTTGATGATAAAGGCCCACTGGTAGAATACCCGTCTAACATGAACAAACTCCTAGGtttaatctccagcaccacataaactgggtgtgATGGAACATACccacaatcctagcactcagtacatagaggcaggaggatcagagttccaggctagcttaaGATATATGAAGCTTTTtaagggaaaacattttttttaaatcagaaactATAGTCTGGTGATAAAGTACCTGTTGACCACATACTGGGTCTGATCCCCACACAGAAAAAAAGTACTTCAACACTGGTTGAAGGGATTGAAATACTTGTATTGAATGTTCTTATGTATTGtattgtatgtattgtatgtattgtATTGTATGCGTTGGACTGGATTGGATATTCTTATGAAGAAACTATTTGAATTTTCTCCTTTCAGTAACTATGAAAATAAccataaattttttcttttttatcataaGATAGTAGTAGaagtgtttttaaatgttttactttatatgtgtggtggttagaataagaaggctcatatatttgactgcttagtcaccagggagtggcgcTATTTGAAAGGCATCAGGAGGTAAGGCCTATTGAAGcacatgtggctttgttggaggaagtatgtcattgggggTGAGGTttgatttcaaaagcccacagcaGGCCCAGActctctctgcctatggatcagcATACAGTTCTCAGCTATTGCTTCAGCACCTGCCTGCATGTAGTCaggctccccaccatgatgataatggatgaaacctctgaaactgcaaacaacctcccaattaaatgctcttcTAAATAAGAATTGAATTGCCTTAGTCCTGGCATCTCTTCACCACAATAGAACAGAGACTAAGAcaatgtgtatgggtattttgatcacatgtatttttgtgtaccatgtgcattaGGTCCTTTAGAATTCAAGTTCtggatggttctgagccaccatgtgtgtgctgggaatcaaacctgggtcttcggAAAGAATGCTCTTATGTGTTGAGCCCACTCTCTAGCTCCCTAACTAGACTTTTAAAACATCACGTTTCTTTTATTTTGATCCAATTAGTAGACTTTTTAGTATAACTTCTGTTCTTAAATGACTATAAAGTTGTATTTTATATTCAATGGGATAAATCTTTGATTTAGACATGGTAACTTTTCAGGTTTCATTGTTATGCTTGGATTAGTTTGGTTtggcttgttttttgagacaaatttctcagtgtagccctggctgtcttagaactcactctgtagaccaggctggcctcgaactcatagagatcttcctctttttgtctccttagtactggaattaaaagtgtgggCCACCAGTGTCTAGCCAgttttcagtgttttattacaccaatttcataaaaaaacaatttgtaaagtttccttttttctatacactgatatatttttattcatgtacttGAATTTTCTTAAGTTTAATGATTTACAAGAATTTTCTGTAAAAATAGACTAATAGTATCCCCTTAAATGGAAGCAAATCTTttagtaattttaatttaaataaaaataaaattttcatgtaAGTTGTCTTACGTGTCTTAAATTTTGacctaatttctttttaaataatttctaaatttatgTTAATGCCTGCTATTTTAGTTTCTGAGGTTTTCCCCAATTAGTtatgatcatttaaaaaattaatatatttaagttatatattaaataaaatgaacaacTAAGACTTTTCTTCTGAGAATAGTTTTAGTTTGCACcatggctctttttctttttttattctgattGACAGAGTTATTATCCTGTAACCATGGCTGGTCTGAAGcctgctatgtagatcaggctagctaccctccaattcacagagatctgcctgcctctgcctctcaagttccatgattataggcatgagccaccatgcgtGGCCTCAATCATAAATGCTGAAATAAACATGAGGTTCTGATagtgttctataagaaatcatGCAATTCTAATTTCTTCTCCCTTCATTAGcccactggttttttttttttcagggacatagctcagttgaCAGATGCAGTAAGGCCTTGGTTCAAGTTCTAGCACCACCTAAACCAAACAAGGCAATGCCTCCTTGTGTCTCAGTACTGAGAAGGTGAGcatcagggtcatccttggcaacatagagaatttgaggccagcctgggttacacagagaTTCTGTCTTAGTTGCCatcttattgctgtgaagagacaccatgatcaaggtaatGCTTGGAAAagcaaacatttagttggggctagcttccagtttcagaggttcagtctattatcatcataatgggaagcatggcagcatgcaggcagacacggtgctggaggaggagttgagagttctacatcttgatctacaggcagcaggaGAAGACTTTGAGCCACACTGGTTGTATCTTCAGCACAGGatacctcaaagcctgcctccaaggtgacatacttcctccaacaaggccccatctactccaacaagtccacagtacctaacagtgccacttcctgtggagcaagcattcaaacatatgactttatggaggccatacctattcTAACCACTATAGATcctatcacagaaaaaaaatttctccttTTGTTCCTGTTGGTCATTTTGCTAATGTAACACACACTGATCACCACCACACAGGGATGGTACACTTCCTGCTctgtttctcccttcttctttccctaacTAATGAAACGAtgttatattcattcattcttatttatttatttagtttcagGGCAGATTGTCAAACTCCATGAAAAAAATCTTAGTGGTATCATCAAAGGAACTACACTAAATTCAGAGATCAATTACTAATCTCATATAACAAGTAAGTCTTTGTTCTATTACTGCATAGGTAAAATGGCCACCACGGGTACAACTCTGTCCTGAGGCTAAACCAAGTGAGATGGAACAAAAATAAGACTGTGCACTTGTACTTTATTAGGTGTGAACATGGTGATGTACACCtataatcttagtacttgggaagtagaggcaggaaagtTGTTCCAACTTACATGTCAGTCTGTTCTATATAGTGAGTACCAAACAAGCCAAGGCTACAAAAGGAGATCCTCTCCCTAAAACAAGGAAACAGCTCTCACTATAACATAAAATCTGAACACAAAGGATTTCTTACCCAGTAACATCATCTCTCCAATGTGACTATTATTTTCCTTCTCTGAGTTGGGTTGCTGAGCAGGATCTGTGCTCACACATTCTCCTTGGGAATGATACACATTTGAATTGTCAAACACTATCAGCATCTGGAAGAACAACAGGCTCCTTTCTTTGTAATAACTGAGATTCCTGGCAGCTCTGCTGCCCATATAAGGGACAGGATGAGAAGGGACCTATAAATCACATACATGGGCAGCATAGGACAGCCAGGCTGAGGagccaggaaaacacagaagagaaatATACACAGATGCTGACTTTCAACCATGTATTACATGCACTTCAGCTGAAAACAGAAGACTGCAAGAGCAGAGGGACAGCCACACAGTCAAATGGTGAGTGGAAACCAAACCTGCCTAAGATTCAgctttaaaacacagaaacacgGTTTCTGCTGGACATTTTGGAAGAAGCTTCACTTAAGGTTACTGAAGCTAAAAGCACACATTaaacctcatacaataatagtagAAGATTTCAACACcttactctcaccaatggacagatcatggaaacaggaaGTAAATAGAGACACAGTAAAAACTAAttgaagttatgaaccaaatggatttaacagatatctacaaaacatttcaccaTGAAAAAAGAATATTCCTTCTTCATAGCACCTcctggtaccttctcaaaaatcaaTCAtattatggaaacaaaacaaacctcaacagatataTGAACATTGAATTTATCCCATGTATTCTATTGAACAACCAccgactaaggctggtcttcaataacaacaacagcagcagaaagctcacatacacatggaagctgaacatatttcagggaagaaataaaaaagaaattaatgactttttagaatttaatgaaaatgaagatacaaacatatccaaacttatgggacagaatgaaagcagtgctaaggggaaatcTCAGGCCTGAGAGCccccataaagaaattggagagatcataCCCTAGCAGTTAACAACTCATCTGAAagatctaaaacaaaaagaaacaaatgcacccaagaggaatagatagcaggaaataatcaaactcagggctgaaatcaaccaagtagaaacaaaaagaactatacaaagaatcaacaaactaggagctggttgtttaacaaaatcaacaaaatagataaacccttggcTAAACTAACTAGAGttcacagaaacagtatccaaattaacaaaattaagagtgaaaagggagacataacaacagcaATGAGGAAGTTCAAAAAATAACCAGCTCCTACTACAAAATTCTATAtgcaacaaaactggaaaatctagatgaaatgggtGATTTTCTATACAGATACCAGGTAAGAAGGTTAAATCAGGACcacataaaccatctaaacagtcccataacttgtaagcaaatagaagcagtcattagaagtctcccaaccaaaatgcTCAGGGACAGATGAttttagggcagaattctatcagaccgtCAAAGATCTACTACCAATACTTCTCAATCTattccacaaaaatagaaacagaaggaacactacccaattctttacatgaagccacaattacactgaaacctaaaccacaaaaagacccaacaaaaaaagagaacttcagagaaatttcccttatgaatatcaaagcaaaaatactcaatataattttagcaaactgaatctaagaacattaaaatgatcattcatcatgatcaagaagcttcatcccaggaatgcagggatggttcaatatatggaaatccatcaatgtaatccactttataaaaaaaaaaaaaaaaaaaaaaaactcaaaaaacccacatgatcatctcattagatgttgaagaAGCCTTTGACAAAtacaacatctcttcatgttaaaagtattgtagaagcctgactgcataggggttgatgtcaaaagtatcccctctccaggaaaaagacatcgggatgggcatggctctcatgcctcactggacaacaacagagggccagagccattacaaggtttcctttaattactggaggtcaggcctctatccctgccttggcaagattagaatcgccactgcccttctatacttggagaagggaggagatgtcaggggcagccctgcttatacactgaaggcctaaaatcagccataagcctaaaatcagcaatagtcCTGACATagatgcctgctaacacaaagtcttaagtctctgtggaaaaacactgaaacagatggctataagctattgtaaacaggcagcttttatggaaatttaccagcctgagtagtcatagaccttgtaaataagCAGCCTTGGtgaatagtaccaacttagataaggacaagtgaatcatagcaGAATCATAGTGACCTGTCTCCTGAACCTTCAACCagatgataccctgttctgaaagatatctgtacttcccctgaacacctatgctcctgtgtcatccccttccccacatcctgcatttttgtgtttataacccccctgttaaaaagtaaaaattatgatttgataaaaa
The nucleotide sequence above comes from Arvicanthis niloticus isolate mArvNil1 chromosome 6, mArvNil1.pat.X, whole genome shotgun sequence. Encoded proteins:
- the LOC117711099 gene encoding olfactory receptor 1f45-like; amino-acid sequence: MLPDTAGLRLMSSTNQSSVSEFLLLGLSRQPQQQQLLFLLFLIMYLATVLGNLLIILAISTDSRLHTPMYFFLSNLSFSDVCFSSTTVPKVLANHILGSQAISFSGCVTQLYFLCVFADMDNFLLAVMAYDRYVAICHPLHYRTKMTYKLCSLLVLGSWVLTNLNALLHTLLMAQLSFCGDNIIPHFFCDANPLLKLSCSDTHLNDLMILTEGTMIVVTPFVCILISYIHITCAVLRVSSTGGRWKAFSTCGSHLAVVCLFYGTIISLYFNPSSSHSAGRDLAAAMMYTVVTPMLNPFIYSLRNRDMKGALRKVLTMNLHLPRSVRK